The window TGGGGTGACATAAGAATAATTAGTATTTGACATATTTTCTATTTTTAGCTATAATCAAAGTTTAGGTTTAATATGACCCTTCCCTCAGGGAAAAAAAATGGTAGTAAGATTGATTAATATAGGTTTTAATAACATAGTTGTTAATCAGAGAATTGTCACGGTAGTTAATCCTACTTCTTCGCCTGTGAAAAGATTGATAGAAGTAGCCAAAAAGAGAGGTAGTTTGATTGACGCTACCTGTGGCCGGCGTACTCGCTCAGTAATCATTACCGATAGTAACCACGTTATCTTATCCGCATTGCAACCAGAAACGATTGGTGAGAGATTTCAACAGAAGACAGAAAAGGCCAACAAGAAGATACTGTCGACTTCTACTATAACAAAGCAGTATAAATTAAGAAAACGGAAATAAAGGTAATGGCTGAATCTGGACTACTCATAATTATCTCTGCTCCTTCAGGCACAGGTAAATCGACTCTGTGCAGAAAGTTAATTAGTGATTTCCCAAACGTCTGCTATTCAGTCTCACTCACTACCAGGGTTCCCCGTCGTGGAGAAGTTCAGGGAAAGGATTACTTCTTTGTCT is drawn from bacterium and contains these coding sequences:
- a CDS encoding DUF370 domain-containing protein, which produces MVVRLINIGFNNIVVNQRIVTVVNPTSSPVKRLIEVAKKRGSLIDATCGRRTRSVIITDSNHVILSALQPETIGERFQQKTEKANKKILSTSTITKQYKLRKRK